CGTTAATCTTTGCTGCTAATCTTGCATATGGTATAAACAGCTTAGGAGTGAATAATAAAGACCGTCAGTTAAGAAATATAACCTTAGCAACGTCCTTTATAGGCTTTATATTAGTTAGTTTATTAACTTATTATTTCGCTGCATTTGGAGCACTATCTGGTGTTTTACTAACTATGCTTATAAGAGCGATTATTTGCTATAAAACATCAAAAAGCTTAAATCTATACGCATATATTAGGAACTAAAAATTATGTACCACCTACTTAAAAAAAGAGCACGGCAGCTGACTCATAAGTCGGAATTACTAAAATCACTTTATGCGCAATTAAATACAGCTAAAACAAGCTTATTAAAACCACTTAATGATGATATTGTTGCTAAAATTAATTATAAAGAAAATACTGGCAAGACTTTAAACCTAGATAACCCTGTATACTTTAATGAAAAGCTCTGGTGGTTAAAAATAAACTATCGCAACCCCCTAATGACCCAGTGTAGTGATAAGGTTAAAGTTAGAGACTACATAAAAGAGATAGGCCTTGAGCACATACTAACTGACATCCAAGGCGTCTATGACTCAGCTGAGGACGTACCTTTCGAAAACTTGAAAGGTAAATACTTTATCAAATGTAATCATGTTTCAGGCACTAATGCTATTTATGACTCTGAATACCCTGAACAATTTGATAAACAAAAATTTATAACAGAGTTTAATAGAGCTCTAAATAACAACTACTACTACCAGTCTCGAGAATGGAACTACAAAAACATTAAACCAAAAATTTTAGTAGAAAAATTTATAGAAACTGAAAGCAAGCTGCTTGACTATAAGATATTCTGTTTTCATGGAAAAGCAAAATTAATATTTGTTGATATGGATGTTGCGTCAGAAGATGGAAGTCATAACCCCAACGCTAAAAGAAATATTTATGATAGAGAATTTAATCTGCAAGACTTTACAGTCCATTTACCAAACTTTGATACTGACTTGGCCAAAAAGCCTGAAAATCTCGAGCAAATGCTGCAAATAGCTGAAAAAATAGCAGAGCCTTTTATATTTTGTCGAGTCGACTTGTATAATAATAATGGTGAAATAAAGTTCGGAGAAATAACTTTTTATACTGGTGGTGCCACAAAACAATTTAGTTCTGAAGAAGCCGACTTAATGGTCTCAAGTTGGTTGAATATCTCATGATAAAAGTAGTTCATATTATCATTGGCCTAAATGTAGGTGGTGCTGAGCTAATGCTAAAGCGCTTAGTAACTCATAGTAGTCAACAATCTAATGAGTTTAAGCATATTATTATTTCCCTAACAGACTTAGGTATTATCGGTAAGCAGCTACAGCATGAAGGTATCGCTATTCATTATCTTGGTATGAGTTCATTAAAGTCACTACCTAAAACTATCTATCAGTTACAGAACCTACTCAAAAAGATGAAACCTGATGTCGTTCAAACATGGATGTATCATGCTGACTTTTTAGGGGGATTAGCGGCTAAAAGTATAGGGATAAAAAATATTATTTGGGGTATTCGTACTACAGATGTCTCCCAAGGTGCGTCTAAGCTGACTGTATACCTTAGTAAGCTATGTGCAAAATTATCTTACATAATACCTAATACTATTGTATGTGCTGCGCATGTATCTAAAGACTACCATATTAGTATTGGATATGATAAAAGCAAGATGACTGTTATACCTAATGGATTTGATCTAAAAGCCCTTTCCACCACTACAGAAGCAGGACTTGAGATAAGACGACAAAACAATCTCAAAGAAACAGATGTTGTGATTGGTTCAATCGGAAGATTTAATCCTGTTAAAAACCAGAAACTGTTTATAGAGACAGCTGCTGAGTTGGTTAAAGAAAAACCAAACCTTAAGTTCATTATGGTAGGCAGAGACAATACAATACATAATAAAGAATTAATGTCTTGGATTAAGTCTTATGATTTAGAAGAAAACTTTAGATTATTAGGGCAACGTTCCGATATTCCTCAATGCCTTAAAGCAATGAATATCTTCTGTTTACACTCTAAGACAGAAGGTTTTCCTAATGTTATTGGAGAGGCAGTTCTTACAGAGACCCCTTGTGCCAGTGTTAATGTGGGTGATGTAACTGTTCTACTTGATAAAGAGTCTATTACTAAAAGTAATGACAAGTATGAACTAATTCGTATCATCAATAGTCATTTAACTACTCCAAAAAACATTTTAGAAGAAAAGGTAAAACTAAATAAAGAACAGGTCGAAAAAAACTATTCAATTGAAAACATTATAGAAAAATATCATGATTTATATTTAACAGGTAGAACTACTTAAATAATGAAAATAATGAGCACAAGAAACATCAATATTTTTGGCTTTAACTCTTTTGTTATAAGCTCAATATTTATCATTTTCATCGTAAGCTTTCCTAGCTTAAGTATTTTAAGAGTTCCTTTATTAATAGCTCACTTTTGTTTTTTTTATTTTTTCAATCTATTTAGATTCAAAAAGGTGTTTTTTAATACTAACGTCTTTTTTATCTTTCTTTTAATATTATATATTGTTATTCAAAACTTGATTCTACAAGATGACTTTTTGTCAATCATACAAGCTATAGTAGTTACTTTCTTTTTGTTTATTGCTTCACAAATTTCACTTTCTGAGAGGCAGTACTATCTAAAACAAAATAGGCATGTATTTTTAGCGAAAATACTTTTATTTATTTTACCTTTTTTCTTGATTAGTTTTACTCAATGGAGTGACTTTAGAAAACCTGGCTTATTTATGAACCCTAATATTACAAGCCAGCTATCAGTCATGTTACTACCTTTTGTAATATTAGGATTAAATAAAAAAAGCCTTAAAGCTGCTGGTATCTTCATAGTATTTCTTATAGCTGTCATAACAGCCTCAAGAAGTACGCTAATGGCTTTGATACTCAGTGTTATTATTTATATAACTGTTGCTAAATTTCCAAAATTAAAGTTCCCAAGTTTATTATTAATACTTAGCACTACCACAGTAATATCAATATATGCTGTTGATATATCCATCTGGGTTTTTAATACTTTTTCAAGCATCCTAAATCAGTCCAGTTCTCGATTATTATATTTAGGTTATAATGGTAGAGATGTATTATTAGATCTAGCAATCGAAAGATTCAAA
Above is a window of Psychrobacter sp. FDAARGOS_221 DNA encoding:
- a CDS encoding ATP-grasp fold amidoligase family protein, translated to MYHLLKKRARQLTHKSELLKSLYAQLNTAKTSLLKPLNDDIVAKINYKENTGKTLNLDNPVYFNEKLWWLKINYRNPLMTQCSDKVKVRDYIKEIGLEHILTDIQGVYDSAEDVPFENLKGKYFIKCNHVSGTNAIYDSEYPEQFDKQKFITEFNRALNNNYYYQSREWNYKNIKPKILVEKFIETESKLLDYKIFCFHGKAKLIFVDMDVASEDGSHNPNAKRNIYDREFNLQDFTVHLPNFDTDLAKKPENLEQMLQIAEKIAEPFIFCRVDLYNNNGEIKFGEITFYTGGATKQFSSEEADLMVSSWLNIS
- a CDS encoding glycosyltransferase family 4 protein, which produces MIKVVHIIIGLNVGGAELMLKRLVTHSSQQSNEFKHIIISLTDLGIIGKQLQHEGIAIHYLGMSSLKSLPKTIYQLQNLLKKMKPDVVQTWMYHADFLGGLAAKSIGIKNIIWGIRTTDVSQGASKLTVYLSKLCAKLSYIIPNTIVCAAHVSKDYHISIGYDKSKMTVIPNGFDLKALSTTTEAGLEIRRQNNLKETDVVIGSIGRFNPVKNQKLFIETAAELVKEKPNLKFIMVGRDNTIHNKELMSWIKSYDLEENFRLLGQRSDIPQCLKAMNIFCLHSKTEGFPNVIGEAVLTETPCASVNVGDVTVLLDKESITKSNDKYELIRIINSHLTTPKNILEEKVKLNKEQVEKNYSIENIIEKYHDLYLTGRTT
- a CDS encoding O-antigen ligase family protein; translated protein: MSIIQAIVVTFFLFIASQISLSERQYYLKQNRHVFLAKILLFILPFFLISFTQWSDFRKPGLFMNPNITSQLSVMLLPFVILGLNKKSLKAAGIFIVFLIAVITASRSTLMALILSVIIYITVAKFPKLKFPSLLLILSTTTVISIYAVDISIWVFNTFSSILNQSSSRLLYLGYNGRDVLLDLAIERFKTQPYFGLGFGGAKFDFDGHVLGTHNGLIEILIKFGTIGAIIFTIFIIRLISIVSKHDPKFKAVSMMSLTAILSLSTNSSTFFVLNYLFIYSILLVYLGLPKKTSTNI